The Cuculus canorus isolate bCucCan1 chromosome 14, bCucCan1.pri, whole genome shotgun sequence genomic sequence ATAAATCAGCAAACATACAACCCTTGGCAACTCAAAAAAGCACTCGCCTGGTGCTTTCACGTCAGTgcttggaaaacaagaaaagctgacatatatacacacaggaATACAGTACCAAAAATACTGAGGTATTTTGTTTCTCTAGAAATGAAACTTTAGGTTtgtgaaggcaaaaaaacccaatacactaatgcaaaaataaataaataggacTGTCATATAAAAGGGGACAGCATCAGTGTTGCTTAGAATGTCCAGGAATGGGAATACTGGTGAGCATGCTACTTAACATGGAGCAGGCTTaggacagacagaaaacaaggagGAACAGCTCAGGAAGAGACACTGTCCTTTGATCTCTGCGTAGACATCCAGATATTGGCTTTTAAAGAGTCAGAAGTCAGTAACACCTAGCTGTCTGGCATCAGGTGAGTTCCTCTCCATTTATGACACTGTTCTGGGATGCATGGATGGTTCcacacaaaacacaaatgaCCAATTACACTGTCCCCATAGTTATTGCACTTCTGAGACAGTAAGTCTGAGTTCTGACCATATTTTCACCTGCTTATTAGCAGCTCGGGGAAGTGGTGATGGGGCTCTGAAGATAGCTTAAAGCACTGGACGAGGTGtgaacagggatggagactggAAAGTTAAAGACTGTGGTGGTCGATGCTCCTCTGTCCAACACTGACATAGCAGGGCTACCAGCTTCTGCTGAGCAGTTAGGTGCAAGGACCTGTGACTCAAACTGAAGCAGCTGCCCCATGAAGCTGAAGTTTGGGGAGATGAtgcttcttctctgcttcacaAACTCAAAGGCTTCATCCAGCTTGACTCTGTTGGTCCTCATGAGATAAGCAAGGCAGATGGTTGCTGACCGGGAAATGCCAGCCTGGCAGTGCACAAATACCCTTCCTCCATCATTTTTAACAGAGtctgaaagaattaaaataacacaGTCAGCAAACCAGTCCCACTGCTTCCGGAAGTGGGAAAGCACGGGCTGctgttttacatttcctttaatCCATCCCCTCCTCAGCCTAATAGGTACACCGGGTGCTTCTGAGACAAAGAGAGCCTTTGTCCTGAGGGAACCGGCAGTCTAGCTATTTTCATTCTGGGCTCCAATTCCAATTATACTAATAGCTCCTCCAGGACACTTTAGCAGTCTTGCAAGATTACTTTAATACTGATCCGCTTAAATTCACTAGCTCTTTTCTACAAGACCACTGCCTCTTGATTCAAGATTTCAAACAGCTTTGTGAAGCTAAGATTATTCCTCCGAGTAGAATAAAATCAATGCAAACGTTCCTCAAATGTATCTCCACTACAAAATGAAATTCCCCAGTCTCAAATGTAGGTTTTACCAGGGAAAACAATGTGCGAAAAGCACTTCCCAAGGCGCACTAccccagaaagagaaaaaagagagctCATTTACCTATGAAATCAATCGCCTCGTTAAACCAGGAGCTGATATCTGCCTTGTGGTTGTCCTCCACGGGGATACTTTTATACTGGTAGTGCCCTTCGAAGTGGTTGGGGCAGTTTGCCGAGACGTTGATTAACGCCGTGATCCCCAGAGCATCCAGCATATCTTTTCGGGAGGCGTGGTACGCGCTGCCCAGGTAGAGGAACGGCAGGATTTCCACGGGGCCCCCCTAAAACGGAAAGCAGAGAAGTTATTCACTCGTTTCCAACCaactcttccccctcctttgGCGGCAGGGAAGCGGCGCGGAGCGCTCACCTGGTCGTAGAGGGGCGTCCCGCAGGAGCTGCAGCCGGAGTCGGCGCTGCCGGGGGCGCTGCTGGCGCTCAGGGGGAGGCTGAGCCCGGTGGGGGCGGCCGGTTTGGTGCAGAGCTCGGAGCAGGCGGACGAGAACGCTTCGTAACCTCCTGCGTGGGGAGCAGAGAGAGGCGCGGGGTGAGCGCGGAGCGGCCAAAGAGAGGGGTCACCGCCGTTCCCGCCACCCCGACTCCTCTCCAGGGCCACTCACCCTTGAGGAAGCAGATGCGGGCGCCTCGGGCTTCCCTGCAGAGGGTGCCGAGGGCCAGCAGCAGCGTGCTGTCGCGCTTGGGCAGCTCCAGGTCGGCGCTGCGCTCGTCCAGCAGCACCACGGTGTGAACCAGCCCCTGGCGCAGGCGGGCGCGGAGCTCCTCGTTGGGGACGACGTGTTCCAGGGCCAGGGAGCCCTTGGCGCGGCGGCGGACGATGGTGCTGAGCCGCACGTTGCAGGAGCCGCGGATGTGAGCGGcgttgaaggagaaaaaggagcgGCAGTCGAGGACGAGGCACTGCGCGGCGcgctcctgcagcagcccccGCAGCGCCTCGCACTCCAGCGCGCACACCCGCAGGTTCACCATGGCGGCTCCGGCcgagaggggaagaagaagaaggcaGGAAGAAGAGGTCAAGTCTCACAGAGGTGCCGGTAACCCGCGCCCCAACCCGGCCCCGCACCCTCGCGCCCGCCTTTATATAGGGCCGCGCGCCGCCCGGCCGGCGTTTTCTCAATGGGGGCCCGGGGTCACGTGGGCGCCCGAGAAGACGTCACCTTGGCACAGCGCCAGCGCGAGGCGCGCCCAGCCCCGCCGGCATGACGTCATCCACCGCGGGGccgccggggcggggggggagggggggagtaCAGgcacacatatataaatagGCGTACACAGAGGCACACGGCTGTGATTGTACGCGCTCACAAACatacatataaacatatatacatacatatacaggCATACACATATGCATACCCCGGTGCCTGTacgcactcacatacaaacataCATCTATAAATAGGCAGACACACATGCAACCCCttacacatatacacatacatatagaCATATATAGACATCCACATGCATGATCCTATGCATGTACACGTTCATATACACATAAACATACGTGTATATGCACATATAAATAGGCATACACATGCACAAGTATAAACATATCACCTATATAAATAGACATGCACTCCCAtacgcatgcacacacacaataTA encodes the following:
- the DUSP1 gene encoding dual specificity protein phosphatase 1, whose protein sequence is MVNLRVCALECEALRGLLQERAAQCLVLDCRSFFSFNAAHIRGSCNVRLSTIVRRRAKGSLALEHVVPNEELRARLRQGLVHTVVLLDERSADLELPKRDSTLLLALGTLCREARGARICFLKGGYEAFSSACSELCTKPAAPTGLSLPLSASSAPGSADSGCSSCGTPLYDQGGPVEILPFLYLGSAYHASRKDMLDALGITALINVSANCPNHFEGHYQYKSIPVEDNHKADISSWFNEAIDFIDSVKNDGGRVFVHCQAGISRSATICLAYLMRTNRVKLDEAFEFVKQRRSIISPNFSFMGQLLQFESQVLAPNCSAEAGSPAMSVLDRGASTTTVFNFPVSIPVHTSSSALSYLQSPITTSPSC